One segment of Fusarium oxysporum f. sp. lycopersici 4287 chromosome 7, whole genome shotgun sequence DNA contains the following:
- a CDS encoding hypothetical protein (At least one base has a quality score < 10), with product MATNAAAEAATSEKPHVAKAKRSWPLWKKLTAFGVTLSVIIALAVGLGVGLTRGKGGNNSDDTANSEADDSTEPYLKARSSLWQPKVGAQWQIVLLKPIKLNKDGSAKDLKPNVGIYDLDLYDNDAETFAALHKAGKKVICYFSAGSWEDWRDDKNQFKKADLGKTLDGWPDEKWLNLRSTNVRNIMKKRIKLAAQKGCDAIDPDNVDGYQNDNGLKLTKKDSIDYIKFLAAEAAKYNMSTGLKNAGDIISSVLSYVQFSVNEQCVEYSECETFAKFIKAKKPVFNIEYPKGAPKVKESDRKAICSKKGKAKGTEGFSTVIKKMNLDGWVMYCTGNTYQTAVEN from the exons ATGGCGACAaatgcagcagcagaggcTGCGACCTCAGAGAAGCCGCATGTGGCAAAAGCAAAGCGATCCTGGCCACTGTGGAAGAAGCTCACTGCCTTTGGCGTGACACTTTCAGTCATCATCGCTCTGGCTGTTggacttggtgttggcctCACTCGAGGAAAGGGAGGAAACAACAGCGACGATACTGCTAACTCAGAGGCCGACGATTCAACAGAACCCTATCTCAAAGCCCGCAGCAGTCTTTGGCAACCCAAAGTTGGCGCACAATGGCAGATTGTTCTCCTCAAGCCTATAAAGCTCAACAAGGACGGCTCCGCCAAGGATCTCAAGCCCAACGTTGGCATTTACGACCTGGATCTCTATGATAACGACGCTGAGACCTTTGCAGCCCTACacaaggctggcaagaaggtcaTCTGCTACTTCAGCGCCGGATCATGGGAGGATTGGCGTGATGACAAGAACCAGTTCAAGAAGGCCGATCTTGGCAAGACTCTCGACGGCTGGCCTGATGAGAAATGGCTCAACCTGAGAAGCACCAATGTTCGCAACATCATGAAGAAGCGCATCAAGCTTGCTGCTCAGAAGGGATGCGACGCTATTGATCCCGACAACGTCGACGGTTAT CAAAATGACAATGGCCTCAAGCTGACCAAGAAAGACTCTATCGACTATATTAAGTTCCTCGCTGCAGAGGCTGCAAAGTACAATATGTCCACTGGTCTCAAGAACGCCGGCGACATCATCTCCTCTGTTCTCTCCTACGTCCAGTTCTCAGTCAATGAGCAATGCGTCGAGTACTCTGAATGTGAGACATTTGCGaagttcatcaaggccaagaagcctgTTTTCAATATTGAATATCCCAAGGGTGCGcccaaggtcaaggagtCCGATCGCAAAGCCATTTGCTcgaagaagggcaaggcaAAGGGTACAGAAGGTTTCAGCACTGttatcaagaagatgaatcTTGATGGTTGGGTCATGTACTGCACCGGGAATACCTATCAGACTGCAGTCGAGAACTGA